A DNA window from Corallococcus soli contains the following coding sequences:
- a CDS encoding alpha/beta hydrolase: MALKPCRLDGVAAQTLCGTLEVFEDRAAAKGRKLSLRVVVVPALASQPKADPLFFLAGGPGQAASRTRILPALERIRRQRDIVFVDQRGTGDSHPLDCDALNPSRVSLAERFADRDDADVLPRCRKGWDADERLYTTSIAMDDLDDVRAALGYGQVNLWGVSYGTRAALVYMRQHPERVRTAILDGVAPMGQYLPLYAARDGQRALDLLLEACAKDAVCATAYPDLRARTEALLARLEASPAKVRLPHPRTGVTEDFVLTRHVFLSELFSLLYSPEVASLVPLMLDRAAKDDWTSFVALSLGLTDEVARTTSRGMFLAVVCAEDAPFFTEADAEREAKGTWFGPRMALEVKKACARWPGSTVPKAFREPVVSAIPTLLLSGELDPVTPPAWGEEAKRTLSRSLHVVVPGLGHNTVGADCARSLMAEVLTRGGVEGLSPDCGKGLKRPPFFTSFAGPVP; this comes from the coding sequence ATGGCGCTGAAGCCCTGCCGCCTGGACGGGGTGGCCGCGCAGACGCTGTGCGGCACGCTGGAGGTCTTCGAGGACCGGGCCGCGGCGAAGGGGCGCAAGCTCTCCCTGCGCGTGGTGGTGGTGCCCGCGCTCGCATCGCAGCCCAAGGCGGATCCGCTGTTCTTCCTGGCGGGCGGCCCCGGGCAGGCGGCCTCGCGCACGCGCATCCTCCCCGCGCTGGAGCGGATCCGTCGTCAACGCGACATCGTCTTCGTGGACCAGCGGGGCACGGGGGATTCGCACCCGCTGGACTGCGACGCGCTCAACCCGTCGCGCGTGTCGCTGGCGGAGCGCTTCGCGGACCGCGACGACGCGGACGTGCTGCCCCGGTGCAGGAAGGGGTGGGACGCGGACGAGCGGCTCTACACCACGTCCATCGCCATGGACGACCTGGACGACGTGCGCGCGGCGCTGGGCTACGGGCAGGTGAACCTGTGGGGCGTGTCCTACGGGACGCGCGCGGCGCTGGTGTACATGCGCCAGCACCCGGAGCGCGTGCGCACCGCCATCCTGGATGGCGTGGCCCCCATGGGGCAGTACCTGCCGCTGTACGCCGCGCGCGACGGCCAGCGCGCCCTGGACCTGCTGCTGGAGGCGTGCGCGAAGGACGCCGTCTGCGCCACGGCGTACCCGGACCTGCGCGCCCGCACGGAGGCGCTGCTCGCGCGGCTGGAGGCCTCCCCCGCGAAGGTGCGCCTGCCCCACCCGCGCACGGGCGTGACGGAGGACTTCGTGCTCACCCGGCACGTCTTCCTCTCGGAGCTGTTCTCGCTGCTCTACAGCCCGGAGGTCGCGTCGCTGGTGCCGCTGATGCTGGACCGCGCGGCGAAGGACGACTGGACCTCCTTCGTCGCCCTGTCGCTGGGCCTCACGGACGAGGTGGCGCGCACCACCAGCCGGGGCATGTTCCTGGCGGTGGTGTGCGCGGAGGACGCGCCCTTCTTCACGGAGGCGGACGCCGAGCGCGAGGCGAAGGGCACCTGGTTCGGCCCGCGCATGGCGCTGGAGGTGAAGAAGGCGTGCGCGCGGTGGCCCGGGTCCACGGTGCCGAAGGCCTTCCGCGAGCCGGTGGTGTCGGCCATCCCCACGCTGCTCCTGTCCGGCGAGCTGGATCCGGTGACGCCGCCGGCCTGGGGTGAGGAGGCGAAGCGCACGCTGTCGCGCAGCCTGCACGTGGTGGTGCCGGGGCTGGGACACAACACGGTGGGCGCGGACTGCGCGCGCTCGCTGATGGCGGAGGTGCTCACGCGCGGCGGCGTGGAGGGCCTGTCGCCCGACTGTGGCAAGGGCCTGAAGCGGCCGCCCTTCTTCACCTCCTTCGCCGGCCCCGTGCCGTAG
- a CDS encoding LEA type 2 family protein yields MPMKNRAFLVLFALSITMLSGCAALQSLLNGAFKKPTMKFKTARLANASLSDATVDLVYEVDNPNSLGLKLASVDYAFFVEGKQLVAGKPRNGMNLKSNGKSELVFPANVKFADIAPVVTTFLNKDAAAFKAQGTLGIQTPLGVLKFPLEKEGTFPVPKIPQVQFQSPRITNITLSGATVEFPLSITNRNSFPLPVAGITGALKVAGANVGNLSTGNLGMLEGSGTKQVTLPLTINFASAASAAMALRSGGNAQVSMTGNLTSDAQSVPLNLSQLVNFKK; encoded by the coding sequence ATGCCCATGAAGAATCGCGCGTTCCTGGTTTTGTTCGCCCTCTCCATCACCATGCTCAGCGGCTGTGCCGCGCTCCAGAGCCTGCTCAACGGCGCCTTCAAGAAGCCCACGATGAAGTTCAAGACGGCGCGGCTGGCGAATGCGTCGTTGTCGGATGCCACGGTGGACCTGGTGTACGAGGTGGACAACCCCAACAGCCTGGGCCTGAAGCTGGCGTCGGTGGACTACGCCTTCTTCGTGGAGGGCAAGCAGCTGGTGGCGGGCAAGCCGCGAAACGGCATGAACCTCAAGTCCAACGGCAAGAGCGAGCTGGTGTTCCCGGCCAACGTGAAGTTCGCGGACATCGCGCCGGTGGTGACCACGTTCCTCAACAAGGACGCGGCGGCCTTCAAGGCCCAGGGCACGCTGGGCATCCAGACGCCGCTGGGCGTGCTGAAGTTCCCGCTGGAGAAGGAGGGCACGTTCCCGGTGCCCAAGATTCCCCAGGTGCAGTTCCAGTCCCCGCGCATCACCAACATCACGCTCAGTGGGGCCACGGTGGAGTTCCCCCTGTCCATCACCAACCGCAACAGCTTCCCCCTGCCGGTGGCGGGCATCACGGGCGCCCTCAAGGTGGCGGGCGCCAACGTGGGCAACCTCTCCACGGGCAACCTGGGCATGCTGGAGGGCAGCGGGACGAAGCAGGTGACGCTGCCGCTCACCATCAACTTCGCGAGCGCGGCGTCGGCGGCCATGGCCCTGCGCTCGGGCGGCAACGCGCAGGTGAGCATGACGGGCAACCTGACGTCGGACGCGCAGTCCGTGCCCCTGAACCTGAGCCAGCTGGTGAATTTCAAGAAATAG
- the panD gene encoding aspartate 1-decarboxylase, whose product MRRILFKSKIHRATVTQADLDYEGSVTIDRDLLQAADILPFEKVAVWNVTRGTRLETYALEGPSGSGVICINGAAAHLNQPGDLVILATFAEVEEAELAQWKPTVVFVDEKNRAVPGITEEIPGPARRIA is encoded by the coding sequence ATGCGCCGCATCCTCTTCAAGTCCAAGATCCACCGCGCGACGGTGACCCAGGCCGACCTCGACTACGAGGGCTCGGTGACCATCGACCGCGACCTGCTCCAGGCCGCGGACATCCTCCCCTTCGAGAAGGTCGCCGTGTGGAACGTCACGCGCGGCACCCGCCTGGAGACCTACGCGCTGGAGGGGCCGTCCGGCAGCGGCGTCATCTGCATCAACGGCGCGGCCGCGCACCTCAACCAGCCGGGTGACCTGGTCATCCTGGCCACCTTCGCGGAGGTCGAGGAGGCGGAGCTCGCCCAGTGGAAGCCCACGGTGGTGTTCGTGGACGAGAAGAACCGGGCGGTCCCCGGCATCACCGAGGAAATCCCAGGCCCCGCGCGCCGTATCGCCTGA
- a CDS encoding EcsC family protein, translating into MAFYDGVTERLGFMKKLTPAELKKLGAMRLSDLIQQEVGRAKVRVAALEKRYPSATTKELAQRLVDEKKSLAGMVGGVSGVFGLISLPADLVFMAYLQIILLTDVATLYKANLKTDRARGELLDLFGYANGLGPLHRSGPKVLGKLAALLLAKGGMSTLGRAMPLVAAPITAYLNNQHIQMVGEQAVRFYEGFDKAHAKAKSAKRKASGE; encoded by the coding sequence ATGGCCTTCTACGACGGCGTGACGGAGCGGCTGGGCTTCATGAAGAAGCTCACCCCCGCGGAGCTGAAGAAGCTGGGCGCGATGCGCCTGTCGGACCTCATCCAGCAGGAGGTGGGGCGGGCCAAGGTGCGCGTGGCGGCGCTGGAGAAGCGCTATCCGTCCGCGACCACCAAGGAGCTGGCGCAGCGGCTGGTGGACGAGAAGAAGAGCCTCGCGGGGATGGTGGGCGGGGTGAGCGGCGTGTTCGGGCTCATCTCCCTGCCGGCGGACCTGGTGTTCATGGCCTACCTGCAGATCATCCTGCTCACCGACGTGGCCACGCTCTACAAGGCGAACCTCAAGACGGACCGCGCGCGCGGAGAGCTGCTGGACCTGTTCGGCTACGCGAACGGGCTGGGCCCGCTGCACCGCTCCGGGCCGAAGGTGCTGGGGAAGCTGGCGGCGCTGCTGCTGGCCAAGGGCGGCATGAGCACGCTGGGCCGGGCCATGCCGCTGGTCGCGGCGCCCATCACCGCGTACCTCAACAACCAGCACATCCAGATGGTGGGCGAGCAGGCCGTGCGCTTCTACGAGGGCTTCGACAAGGCCCACGCGAAGGCGAAGTCCGCCAAGCGCAAGGCGAGCGGGGAATGA